A genomic window from Bacteroidales bacterium includes:
- a CDS encoding TGS domain-containing protein produces PRIYSDIINLLKDNEEVRNKALEEFMVPIREKLIENGYRFEMTGRSKSIYSIYYKMQHKGVPFEEIYDLNAVRIVFEPDPDISEKRQCWNIYSLITDIYTPKHDRIRDWVSIPKTNGYEALHITVMGKDGKWVEVQIRTRRMDDIAEKGFAAHWKYKGVDSSESELDKWLRKIKESLKEPNADVLEFIDDFKLNLFANEIQVFTPKGQIKTLPQKATALDFAYEIHSEIGNKAIAAKVNHKLLPLNHVLLSGDQVEIITSDKKRTHKEWLDEVVTTKAKTSIKNNIRAENRNRVERGKLMFEQKLKENNITPNSRVVRKVLDAYDTKTKDELYSKIGTDIIDLNDLPKILKKNSKKKWIRYWRLQLFGVKGKTPPQTGNNQPLIGPATNPDLQSDTDKENPDETKLNYRIAKCCNPIPGDDVIGYLNKKEDLVLIHKSRCPNAVKLLSNHSNLIVPVKWATYKVFSFLAKVAVQGIDRPDIYLQIVTQITEELNVNIRTFNMASHDGIFEGTIELYVHDTNDLDKLIRQLKNLKGVESVKRLEILDQKKEDV; encoded by the coding sequence ACGGGACGATCAAAATCCATCTATTCCATATATTATAAAATGCAGCACAAAGGGGTTCCCTTTGAAGAGATATACGACCTGAATGCTGTCCGCATTGTGTTCGAACCTGATCCTGATATTTCCGAAAAAAGGCAGTGCTGGAATATCTATTCACTGATTACCGATATTTATACGCCCAAACATGACCGTATCCGTGACTGGGTGAGTATCCCCAAGACCAACGGTTATGAAGCCCTGCACATCACTGTAATGGGGAAAGACGGCAAATGGGTGGAAGTCCAGATACGGACGCGCAGGATGGATGATATTGCTGAAAAAGGATTTGCTGCACATTGGAAGTATAAAGGTGTTGATTCCTCTGAATCCGAACTGGACAAGTGGTTAAGGAAGATTAAAGAATCACTGAAAGAACCGAATGCCGATGTGCTCGAATTCATCGATGATTTTAAATTAAATCTCTTTGCGAATGAGATCCAGGTCTTCACCCCAAAAGGACAGATAAAAACCTTACCGCAGAAGGCCACGGCACTTGATTTCGCCTACGAAATACACTCTGAAATCGGGAATAAAGCCATTGCAGCCAAAGTAAACCACAAACTATTGCCGCTGAATCATGTATTGCTCAGTGGCGACCAGGTAGAGATCATCACTTCCGATAAAAAGAGAACGCATAAGGAATGGCTGGACGAGGTGGTCACGACAAAAGCCAAGACCAGCATTAAAAATAATATCAGGGCTGAAAACCGTAACCGGGTGGAAAGGGGTAAACTGATGTTTGAACAGAAGTTAAAAGAAAATAATATCACCCCGAATTCCCGTGTTGTACGTAAAGTGCTTGACGCATACGATACCAAGACCAAGGACGAGCTATACAGTAAAATCGGAACGGATATCATCGACCTGAATGATCTACCGAAGATACTGAAAAAGAACAGCAAGAAGAAGTGGATTCGCTACTGGAGATTGCAACTGTTTGGGGTAAAAGGCAAAACTCCTCCCCAGACCGGAAATAATCAGCCTTTGATAGGACCGGCTACGAATCCGGACCTACAATCTGACACGGATAAAGAAAATCCGGACGAGACAAAACTTAATTACAGGATTGCCAAGTGTTGTAATCCTATTCCGGGTGATGATGTAATTGGGTACCTCAATAAAAAAGAAGACCTGGTGCTGATCCATAAATCCCGTTGCCCGAATGCCGTAAAATTATTATCCAACCACAGTAATCTGATCGTTCCGGTAAAATGGGCGACTTACAAAGTATTTTCATTTCTTGCCAAAGTAGCGGTACAGGGTATAGACCGGCCGGATATCTACCTGCAGATCGTCACCCAGATCACTGAAGAATTGAATGTAAATATCAGGACTTTTAACATGGCCAGTCACGATGGTATCTTTGAAGGGACCATTGAATTATATGTACACGATACCAATGACCTGGACAAACTGATCAGGCAATTAAAAAACCTGAAAGGAGTCGAATCCGTCAAAAGATTAGAAATACTGGATCAGAAAAAAGAGGATGTATAG
- a CDS encoding NADH-quinone oxidoreductase subunit C, translating into MQQLIRIANNQAIETESIPVLPYDVFLQKNSMLPMDERYHCVSYFAHPENRQLRLICCIADDQKHDILVSSCMLDADTKALNSFTAVHESFHLFEREIHENYGIKYTDHPWLKPVRYAHDRANPHDLMNQYPFFSIRGEALHEVGVGPIHAGIIEPGYFRFTCNGEKILHLEIQLGYQHRGVEQLFLTKKSLNQRIQLAENIAGDSTIAHSSAFALVWEALSGYQTWHPLLWVQALALEIERIAMHTADLSALCGDIAYQLGNSVYGRLRTPIINFFQAWTGNRFARTLIRPAHLFYPFTDTLAMLLRRTLLDFERDFRQMGDFLFNMPGVLSRFEKTGIVSDEQSSRIGTVGMTARASGRKRDIRSSHPDEIYRSLNHQPVMYHIGDVWARARIRHEEVLQSIGYIHELLREMPHPEEIDHDLKPAMPGTFALSMVEGWRGEICHCAITGHDGALIRYKITDPSFHNWTALALAVRNNEISDFPICNKSFNLSYCGFDL; encoded by the coding sequence ATGCAACAGTTGATCAGGATCGCCAATAACCAGGCTATTGAAACAGAATCAATACCGGTTCTTCCGTATGATGTATTCTTACAGAAAAACAGCATGCTTCCTATGGATGAACGTTATCATTGTGTCAGTTATTTTGCGCATCCGGAGAATCGTCAATTACGCCTCATTTGCTGTATAGCAGACGATCAGAAACACGATATCCTGGTATCTTCATGTATGCTGGATGCAGATACGAAAGCATTAAATTCGTTCACGGCTGTCCATGAAAGCTTTCATTTGTTTGAGCGTGAGATTCATGAAAATTACGGCATCAAATATACCGACCATCCATGGTTAAAACCGGTCCGCTATGCCCATGACAGGGCTAATCCTCACGACCTGATGAATCAATACCCTTTTTTCAGTATCAGAGGAGAAGCATTACATGAAGTAGGAGTTGGTCCCATTCATGCTGGCATCATCGAGCCGGGATATTTTCGTTTTACATGCAATGGAGAAAAGATCCTGCATCTGGAAATACAGTTGGGATATCAACATCGTGGGGTGGAACAATTGTTTCTGACAAAAAAAAGCCTGAACCAAAGAATACAACTTGCCGAAAATATTGCCGGAGACAGCACTATAGCTCATAGCAGCGCTTTTGCACTGGTATGGGAAGCATTGAGCGGATACCAGACCTGGCATCCTTTATTGTGGGTACAGGCACTGGCATTGGAGATAGAACGTATCGCCATGCATACGGCAGACCTGAGCGCCTTATGCGGCGATATTGCCTACCAGTTGGGAAATTCGGTATACGGACGCTTGAGAACGCCGATCATCAATTTTTTCCAGGCATGGACAGGAAACCGTTTTGCCCGGACCCTGATCAGGCCGGCCCATCTTTTCTATCCGTTCACCGATACGCTGGCCATGTTACTGAGGCGGACATTACTGGATTTTGAACGCGACTTCAGGCAAATGGGAGATTTCTTATTCAACATGCCCGGAGTCCTTTCCCGTTTTGAAAAAACAGGAATTGTTTCTGATGAGCAAAGTTCCCGGATCGGCACAGTGGGAATGACTGCCCGTGCTTCAGGACGGAAGAGGGATATCAGGAGTTCACATCCGGATGAGATATACCGTTCGCTGAACCATCAACCGGTGATGTACCATATCGGCGATGTATGGGCAAGGGCAAGAATACGCCATGAAGAAGTACTTCAATCCATCGGGTACATACACGAGTTGCTTCGTGAAATGCCCCATCCTGAAGAAATCGATCATGACCTGAAACCGGCCATGCCCGGTACTTTTGCATTGTCAATGGTGGAAGGCTGGCGCGGGGAGATCTGCCATTGCGCCATTACAGGACATGACGGAGCGCTTATCCGCTATAAAATCACCGATCCGTCCTTTCATAACTGGACAGCGCTGGCACTGGCCGTCCGTAATAACGAAATATCCGATTTCCCGATCTGTAATAAAAGCTTTAACCTTTCTTATTGCGGATTTGACCTGTAG